A single region of the Leisingera thetidis genome encodes:
- the argE gene encoding acetylornithine deacetylase — MATKLTPLEIMQKLVSFPTVSRDTNLPLVDWVQEYLSAHGIESHRWVDPDQPHKAAVFAHAGPVEEGAVVLSGHTDVVPVDGQPWDTDPFTVVEKDGKYFGRGTCDMKGYDALAIWALVEGHSQGVKRPLQLALSFDEEIGCTGAPPMIEAMQPLLPKGSAVIVGEPSMMKAVTGHKGGTGYATHLVGFEVHSSLMHTGVSAIMQGARLIDWANQMNTENMAREPGEVQAMFTPPWTTCHVGMIEGGTAHNITAKDCRFMMDFRVVPGENPADWEAAYLAKVREVEAEMQAIHLDARIDVSKHFDVPGLVPEQDGEAEALVRLLTGDNGSHVVSYGTEAGQFQQAGYSAVICGPGDIAQAHQPNEYITVAQFNAGHAFMRGLVEKLRA, encoded by the coding sequence ATGGCCACGAAACTGACGCCGCTGGAGATCATGCAAAAGCTGGTCTCCTTCCCGACGGTGAGCCGGGACACCAACCTGCCGCTGGTGGACTGGGTGCAGGAGTATTTGTCCGCCCACGGCATCGAAAGCCACCGGTGGGTGGACCCGGACCAGCCGCACAAGGCCGCCGTTTTTGCCCATGCGGGACCGGTGGAAGAGGGCGCTGTGGTGCTCTCGGGCCATACCGATGTGGTGCCGGTGGACGGCCAGCCGTGGGACACGGATCCCTTCACCGTGGTCGAGAAGGACGGCAAATATTTCGGCCGCGGCACCTGCGACATGAAAGGCTATGATGCGCTGGCCATCTGGGCGCTGGTCGAGGGTCACAGCCAGGGCGTCAAACGCCCGCTGCAGCTGGCGCTCAGCTTCGACGAGGAAATTGGCTGCACCGGCGCGCCGCCGATGATCGAAGCGATGCAGCCCCTGCTGCCCAAAGGCTCGGCGGTGATCGTCGGTGAGCCGTCGATGATGAAGGCGGTGACCGGCCACAAGGGCGGCACCGGCTATGCCACCCATCTGGTGGGGTTCGAGGTCCACTCGTCGCTGATGCACACCGGCGTCAGCGCCATCATGCAGGGCGCCCGGCTGATAGACTGGGCGAACCAGATGAATACGGAAAACATGGCCAGGGAACCGGGTGAGGTGCAGGCCATGTTCACGCCGCCCTGGACCACCTGCCATGTCGGCATGATCGAGGGCGGCACCGCCCACAACATCACCGCCAAGGACTGCCGCTTCATGATGGATTTCCGGGTGGTGCCGGGCGAAAACCCCGCCGACTGGGAGGCGGCCTATTTGGCCAAGGTCCGCGAGGTGGAGGCAGAGATGCAGGCCATCCACCTGGACGCCCGCATCGACGTCTCCAAGCATTTCGACGTCCCCGGCCTGGTGCCGGAACAGGACGGCGAAGCCGAGGCGCTGGTGCGGCTGCTGACCGGTGACAACGGCTCCCACGTGGTCAGCTACGGCACCGAGGCGGGCCAGTTCCAGCAGGCAGGCTATTCCGCGGTGATCTGCGGTCCCGGCGACATCGCCCAGGCACATCAGCCGAATGAGTATATTACCGTGGCGCAGTTCAACGCGGGCCACGCCTTCATGCGCGGGCTGGTGGAAAAGCTGCGGGCGTAA
- a CDS encoding M20 aminoacylase family protein has protein sequence MPAKNRFAEMHQEITAWRHHLHENPELMYEVHETAAFVVERLKEFGITDITAGVGRTGVVAVIEGRTNTSGRAIGLRADMDALPIPEASGVGYASKTPGVMHACGHDGHTSILLGAAKYLAETRNFDGKAVLIFQPAEEGGGGGKAMCDDGLMDRWGIQEVYGLHNMPGLPVGEFAIRPGPLMASSDEFNITVTGKGGHAAAPHDAVDTTLVASQIVVSLHSIVSRNVDPVKRVVLTVGTFETDSTASNVIAHTARLQGTVRTLDPEYRTQAETWVRRVAESTAAAFGATAEVEWVPGYPVTINDENGTAHAVEAAQAVAAKVNADTPPIMPSEDFSYMLEQRPGAYIFLGNGDTQMCHHPAYVFDDEAIPLGCSWFAELVERRMPAA, from the coding sequence ATGCCGGCCAAGAACCGCTTTGCCGAGATGCACCAGGAGATCACGGCCTGGCGCCATCACCTGCATGAGAACCCCGAACTGATGTACGAGGTGCACGAAACCGCCGCCTTTGTGGTGGAGCGGCTGAAGGAATTCGGCATCACCGATATCACCGCCGGCGTCGGCCGGACCGGCGTGGTGGCGGTGATCGAGGGCAGGACCAACACCTCCGGTCGCGCCATCGGGCTGCGTGCCGACATGGACGCGCTGCCGATCCCCGAGGCCTCGGGTGTGGGCTATGCCTCCAAGACGCCCGGCGTGATGCATGCCTGCGGCCATGACGGCCATACCTCGATCCTGCTGGGCGCTGCCAAGTACCTTGCAGAGACACGCAATTTCGACGGCAAGGCGGTTCTGATCTTCCAGCCGGCCGAAGAGGGCGGGGGCGGCGGCAAGGCGATGTGCGACGACGGTCTGATGGACCGCTGGGGCATCCAGGAGGTCTATGGCCTGCACAACATGCCGGGCCTGCCGGTGGGCGAATTCGCCATCCGTCCGGGGCCGCTGATGGCCTCGTCGGATGAGTTCAACATCACCGTGACCGGCAAGGGCGGCCATGCCGCTGCGCCGCATGACGCGGTCGACACCACGCTGGTGGCCTCGCAGATCGTGGTCTCGCTGCATTCCATCGTGTCGCGCAATGTGGACCCGGTGAAACGGGTGGTGCTGACCGTCGGCACGTTTGAGACCGACAGCACGGCGTCGAATGTGATTGCCCATACCGCCAGGCTGCAGGGCACCGTGCGCACCCTGGACCCCGAATACCGCACCCAGGCCGAAACCTGGGTGCGCCGGGTGGCCGAAAGCACGGCAGCGGCGTTTGGCGCCACGGCCGAAGTCGAATGGGTCCCGGGCTATCCCGTGACAATCAATGACGAAAACGGCACCGCCCATGCGGTGGAGGCCGCGCAGGCGGTGGCGGCCAAGGTCAACGCCGACACCCCGCCGATCATGCCGTCCGAGGACTTTTCCTACATGCTGGAGCAGCGCCCCGGCGCCTATATCTTCCTCGGCAACGGCGACACGCAGATGTGCCACCACCCGGCCTATGTCTTTGACGACGAGGCGATTCCGCTGGGATGCAGCTGGTTTGCCGAGCTGGTGGAACGAAGAATGCCCGCGGCCTGA
- a CDS encoding M20 aminoacylase family protein, giving the protein MPVKNRFAELQDEITAWRRDIHENPEILFETHRTSALVAEKLQEFGCDEVVTGIGRTGVVGVIKGKADTSGKVIGLRADMDALPIHEQTGLDYASKTPGAMHACGHDGHTAMLLGAAKYLAETRNFDGTVVVIFQPAEEGGGGAKVMCDDGLMDRWGVQEVYGLHNWPGQPLGTFAIRPGSFFAATDQFDITFEGRGGHAAKPHETVDTTVLAAQAVLALQTIASRNADPVHQIVVSVTSFETSSKAFNVIPQKVQIKGTVRTMSKEMRDLAEKRINEVCTGIAATFGGTADVTYHRGYPVMVNHEAQTEFAAKVASSVSGACADAPLVMGGEDFAFMLEERPGAYILMGNGDTAMVHHPEYNFNDDAIPAGCSWWAEIVEQRMPAA; this is encoded by the coding sequence ATGCCGGTCAAGAACCGCTTTGCCGAACTGCAGGATGAAATCACCGCCTGGCGCCGTGACATCCATGAAAACCCCGAAATCCTGTTTGAAACCCACCGCACCAGCGCACTGGTGGCGGAGAAACTGCAGGAATTCGGCTGCGACGAGGTGGTGACCGGCATCGGCCGCACCGGCGTGGTCGGCGTCATCAAGGGCAAGGCGGACACCTCCGGCAAGGTAATCGGCCTGCGCGCCGACATGGACGCGCTGCCGATCCATGAGCAGACCGGGCTCGACTATGCCTCCAAGACCCCCGGCGCGATGCATGCCTGCGGCCATGACGGCCACACCGCGATGCTGCTGGGCGCGGCCAAGTACCTGGCGGAGACCCGCAATTTCGACGGCACGGTGGTGGTGATCTTCCAGCCCGCCGAAGAGGGCGGCGGCGGCGCCAAGGTGATGTGCGACGACGGGCTGATGGACCGCTGGGGCGTGCAGGAAGTTTACGGCCTGCACAACTGGCCGGGCCAGCCGCTGGGCACCTTTGCGATCCGTCCGGGATCGTTCTTTGCCGCAACCGACCAGTTCGACATCACCTTCGAGGGCCGGGGCGGCCATGCTGCCAAGCCGCATGAGACCGTCGATACCACCGTGCTGGCCGCGCAGGCAGTGCTGGCGCTGCAGACCATCGCTTCGCGCAATGCCGACCCGGTGCATCAGATCGTGGTCTCGGTGACCTCGTTCGAGACGTCGTCGAAAGCGTTCAACGTGATCCCGCAGAAGGTGCAGATCAAGGGCACCGTGCGCACCATGTCCAAGGAGATGCGCGACCTGGCCGAGAAGCGGATCAACGAGGTCTGCACCGGCATCGCGGCGACCTTTGGCGGCACTGCCGATGTCACCTATCACCGCGGCTATCCGGTGATGGTGAACCACGAGGCGCAGACCGAGTTTGCCGCCAAGGTCGCGTCCAGCGTCTCCGGCGCCTGCGCGGATGCACCGCTGGTGATGGGCGGCGAGGATTTTGCCTTCATGCTGGAAGAGCGCCCCGGCGCCTATATTCTGATGGGCAATGGCGACACCGCGATGGTGCATCACCCGGAGTACAACTTCAACGACGATGCCATTCCGGCGGGCTGCAGCTGGTGGGCGGAGATCGTCGAGCAGCGGATGCCCGCGGCTTGA